One window from the genome of Xenorhabdus bovienii SS-2004 encodes:
- a CDS encoding RHS repeat-associated core domain-containing protein — MGGACAGIGAAIGQYGSNTGTIVAGSPDVFFEGKPVARVGDPVACSDHPPGVIAEGAKTVFANGQGIARLGHRTTCDANINSAAGSISITQATDGKYPIMEESNKGLQWAVVIAGLLPLPRNKKGVTKSDKPKESTQKNSKKPKEEDCCGDPVDMATGDFLQQWPLLSLPGTLPLSLTRTYRSTADFAGLFGAKWADDWSQHLVLDGEATRFTDADGVVYTFHTPEEKVFSVNLHAGHYLLFGELRGSLHLFDRQTQLTLSFEQRDGKRRLLSAISDRYDNRITFHYDDLNDEGIPQLAQVTHSDGYRLLLDYHQHRLVTVEYLTDELRQRLVTCQYDEQGYLSECATFQHSHLWHEYDTHGHMTRWHDADATDVSMGYDTRGRVVSVSTPQGYWQDRFLYDEVNRVTTYRDAEGGCTRYWYNGDGQITRKLDPLERETVLEWDLSHKLSETDPLGRKTTFEYSPYGELTQLTLPAGEVFIYDYDEYGQLVQATLPAGKSWGFHYSEQGALDAVTDPQGRREEYRYNLHGELLRRVLPDGTQWRYEYEQHRLHQVLQPNGYTTRYDQDGLGRLRGVTDALGQQTRYQHSAFHASPAGSVTEIELPDGVKQHIDYDSERRVTAVTDGEGNTTRYAYGAFDLLTRMTRPDGTTLHFEYDRLIRLNRVTMATGETYRYERDLAGQIIRETDFTGRTVEYIYDRAGRRTLTRYPNGQLIRFCYTAEDLLSRQEHWLAGASSCELQVATEYTYDVHRRLTRAVSPDAVVEFDYDEAGNLTGERLNGREISREWNELTGLPAVETLDGHTLHFDYNRMGALTGFRFDRHSPLTLSHDPLGRETARESGEGFILASRYTATGMLAHQSAGRVTAMFRETLQQNDPHFPPQATAVNRSWQYDRAYNLRVIDDGRWGQTRYRYNSNNQITETLYQGARPYEEQFRYDANGNLSQHIPVDAQGAVTQITQHQQAGRVIRRGDVSYRYDDSGRLVEKTAQRDGFRPQVWRYRWDALNQLTQCETPDGSRWYYQYDAFGRRIRKLKVHDGKLAAANLQRWLDGKPDLTPKPRTMMGQDYLWSGDQLIEETPLYADGTPAEDQRIRWLYEPGKLTPSARYERGKLHYIVSDHQGTPREMLNEEGGLVWAQRLTTWGRAEKSQVLASNDADYHVSCNLRFVGQYEDEESGLYYNRFRYYDRETGQYLTPDPIGLLGGLNPYGYVHNPTNFIDPLGLAGENCGKPKPNRRQALNKAKDLAGIPRSQKPDRQWTVGNDPKRRGQTNYQYSEDLGSHGRYYEYKDAHGHKKVVLEHTADPRATHPHAHAGQAKTGADPRTYDFKENRYQKITDPKTDDHHIYYE; from the coding sequence GTGGGCGGGGCATGTGCGGGTATTGGCGCCGCCATCGGCCAGTATGGCAGCAATACGGGCACCATTGTTGCGGGGTCACCGGATGTGTTCTTTGAGGGCAAGCCGGTGGCCCGGGTCGGCGACCCGGTCGCGTGCAGTGACCACCCGCCCGGCGTGATAGCCGAAGGGGCCAAGACCGTCTTTGCCAATGGGCAGGGGATTGCCCGGCTGGGCCACCGCACCACCTGTGACGCCAATATCAACAGTGCGGCCGGGTCGATTTCCATTACCCAGGCCACCGATGGCAAATATCCTATCATGGAAGAAAGCAACAAAGGTTTGCAGTGGGCGGTGGTGATTGCCGGACTGCTGCCGTTGCCGCGTAATAAGAAAGGCGTCACCAAGTCTGATAAACCCAAGGAATCGACGCAAAAGAATAGTAAAAAGCCCAAGGAAGAGGATTGCTGTGGTGATCCGGTGGACATGGCGACGGGGGATTTTCTGCAACAATGGCCGCTGCTTTCCCTGCCGGGCACCTTACCGTTGTCACTGACCCGAACCTACCGCTCGACGGCGGATTTTGCCGGGCTGTTCGGGGCAAAATGGGCGGATGACTGGTCACAGCACCTTGTTCTCGACGGTGAAGCGACGCGATTTACCGATGCGGACGGTGTGGTCTACACCTTCCATACGCCGGAGGAAAAAGTCTTCTCGGTCAACCTGCATGCCGGGCATTACCTGCTGTTTGGGGAATTGCGTGGCAGTCTGCACCTGTTTGACCGCCAGACCCAGCTGACCCTGAGCTTTGAGCAGCGGGATGGCAAACGCCGTTTGTTGTCCGCTATTAGCGATCGCTATGACAACCGTATCACGTTCCATTATGACGACTTGAACGATGAGGGGATCCCTCAGTTGGCACAGGTGACGCATTCTGACGGCTACCGTCTGTTGCTGGATTATCACCAGCACCGGCTGGTGACCGTGGAGTACCTGACGGACGAACTGCGCCAGCGACTGGTCACCTGCCAGTATGACGAACAGGGCTACCTGTCGGAATGTGCGACCTTCCAGCACAGCCACCTGTGGCATGAATATGATACTCACGGTCACATGACCCGCTGGCATGATGCGGATGCGACCGATGTGTCAATGGGCTATGACACCCGGGGCAGGGTGGTGTCGGTTTCTACCCCGCAGGGCTACTGGCAGGATCGTTTTCTGTATGACGAAGTCAACCGGGTGACCACGTATCGGGATGCGGAAGGGGGTTGCACCCGCTATTGGTATAACGGGGACGGTCAAATCACCCGTAAGCTTGACCCGCTGGAACGTGAAACCGTTCTGGAGTGGGACTTGAGCCATAAGCTCTCGGAAACCGATCCGCTGGGCAGAAAAACCACGTTCGAGTACAGCCCGTACGGTGAACTGACCCAACTGACGTTGCCTGCCGGTGAGGTGTTTATCTATGATTACGATGAGTACGGCCAGCTGGTGCAGGCCACACTGCCGGCGGGCAAAAGCTGGGGGTTTCACTACAGCGAACAGGGCGCCCTGGATGCGGTGACCGACCCACAGGGACGGCGGGAAGAATACCGTTATAACCTGCATGGAGAACTGCTGCGCCGGGTATTGCCGGACGGGACGCAGTGGCGTTATGAGTATGAGCAGCACCGGTTGCATCAGGTGTTGCAACCCAATGGGTATACCACCCGTTATGATCAGGACGGGCTGGGACGGCTGCGCGGCGTGACTGATGCGCTGGGGCAGCAGACCCGTTACCAGCACAGTGCGTTTCATGCCAGCCCGGCAGGAAGTGTGACGGAAATTGAGTTACCGGACGGGGTAAAGCAGCACATCGATTATGACAGCGAGCGCCGGGTTACGGCGGTGACGGACGGTGAGGGGAACACCACACGCTATGCGTATGGGGCATTTGATTTGCTGACCCGAATGACCCGGCCGGATGGAACCACGCTGCATTTTGAGTATGACCGCCTAATCCGGCTGAACCGCGTGACGATGGCAACCGGCGAAACATATCGTTATGAACGTGATTTGGCCGGGCAGATTATTCGTGAAACGGATTTTACCGGGCGGACGGTGGAATACATCTATGACCGGGCAGGCCGCCGCACCTTGACGCGTTACCCGAACGGTCAGTTAATCCGTTTTTGTTACACCGCTGAAGACCTACTCAGCCGGCAGGAGCACTGGCTGGCGGGAGCATCGTCTTGTGAGCTGCAGGTAGCCACCGAATACACGTATGACGTCCACCGCCGGTTGACCCGCGCGGTGTCACCGGATGCGGTGGTGGAATTTGACTATGATGAGGCGGGGAACCTGACGGGCGAACGGCTGAATGGCCGGGAAATCAGTCGGGAATGGAATGAACTCACCGGCTTGCCGGCAGTGGAAACCCTTGACGGACATACCCTGCATTTTGACTATAACCGGATGGGCGCACTGACCGGCTTCCGCTTTGACCGGCACAGTCCGTTGACACTGAGCCATGACCCGCTCGGGCGTGAAACGGCGCGTGAAAGTGGTGAAGGCTTCATCCTCGCCAGCCGCTACACCGCCACCGGGATGTTAGCGCATCAGTCGGCAGGCCGGGTCACGGCGATGTTCCGTGAAACCCTGCAACAAAATGACCCCCATTTCCCGCCGCAGGCCACGGCGGTGAACCGCAGCTGGCAGTATGACCGGGCGTATAACCTCCGGGTGATTGATGACGGCCGCTGGGGGCAGACCCGCTACCGTTATAACTCAAATAACCAGATAACCGAGACCCTGTATCAGGGGGCCCGGCCGTATGAGGAGCAGTTCCGCTATGACGCCAATGGCAACCTGAGTCAGCATATTCCGGTGGACGCGCAGGGCGCCGTGACGCAAATTACCCAGCACCAGCAGGCCGGGCGGGTTATCCGGCGCGGTGATGTCAGCTACCGCTATGATGACAGCGGGCGGCTGGTAGAAAAGACCGCACAGCGCGATGGTTTCCGGCCACAAGTGTGGCGCTACCGCTGGGATGCACTGAACCAGCTGACCCAGTGTGAAACCCCGGACGGTTCCCGCTGGTACTATCAGTACGATGCTTTCGGGCGGCGTATCCGCAAACTCAAGGTGCACGACGGAAAACTGGCGGCAGCCAATTTACAGCGCTGGCTGGACGGCAAGCCGGATCTGACGCCGAAACCCCGTACCATGATGGGGCAGGATTACCTGTGGAGCGGGGATCAGCTGATTGAGGAAACGCCATTGTATGCGGATGGCACGCCCGCCGAAGATCAGCGTATCCGCTGGCTGTACGAACCGGGTAAACTTACGCCGTCGGCGCGTTATGAACGGGGTAAATTGCATTACATCGTCAGCGATCATCAGGGTACGCCCCGGGAAATGCTGAACGAGGAAGGCGGGCTGGTGTGGGCACAGCGGCTGACGACGTGGGGCAGGGCGGAGAAATCTCAGGTGCTGGCCTCCAATGATGCGGATTATCACGTTAGCTGCAACCTGCGTTTTGTGGGGCAGTACGAAGACGAGGAAAGTGGGCTATACTATAATCGTTTTCGGTATTATGACCGGGAAACTGGGCAGTACCTGACGCCGGATCCCATTGGCCTATTGGGCGGGCTGAATCCGTATGGGTATGTGCATAATCCGACGAATTTTATCGACCCGCTGGGATTAGCAGGTGAAAACTGTGGAAAACCCAAACCAAATCGACGCCAAGCCTTAAATAAAGCTAAAGATTTAGCCGGAATACCTCGTTCTCAAAAACCAGATAGACAATGGACTGTTGGAAATGATCCAAAACGAAGAGGACAAACCAATTATCAATATTCAGAAGATCTGGGTTCTCATGGTCGCTATTACGAATATAAAGATGCACATGGGCATAAAAAAGTTGTACTTGAACATACGGCTGATCCTAGAGCAACACATCCACATGCCCATGCAGGTCAAGCGAAAACAGGCGCAGACCCAAGAACGTATGACTTTAAAGAGAATAGATATCAGAAAATAACAGACCCTAAAACGGATGATCACCATATTTATTATGAATAG
- a CDS encoding IS1 family transposase (programmed frameshift), whose protein sequence is MAKVDVYCRYCHKSEQVKGHGKGNGGHPRYRCYSCCKVFQLAYTYQACKPGVKEQIVDIAMNNGGIRDTARILKVATATVMKTLKNLRPRNVTTLPLAECGIQIVCEIDEQWSFVGNKKNQRWLWYAWEPRLKRIVAHVFGDRSRKTLDKLLTLLSSFTIRFYCTDDYVVYDPLPEEEHLTGKAFTQRIERTNLTHRTRIKRLNRKTIGYSKSEEMHDKVIGTFIEREHYF, encoded by the exons ATGGCCAAAGTTGATGTCTATTGCCGTTATTGCCACAAATCAGAACAGGTCAAAGGACATGGGAAAGGAAATGGCGGACATCCTCGTTATCGCTGTTATAGCTGCTGTAAGGTCTTTCAGTTGGCGTATACCTATCAGGCCTGCAAACCCGGCGTTAAAGAACAGATTGTCGATATCGCGATGAATAACGGGGGAATTCGTGACACCGCTCGGATCCTGAAAGTCGCCACCGCCACCGTCATGAAAACATTAAAAA ACCTCAGACCCCGAAACGTAACGACACTTCCCCTTGCGGAATGTGGCATCCAGATTGTCTGTGAAATCGACGAGCAATGGTCGTTTGTCGGCAATAAGAAAAACCAACGCTGGCTTTGGTATGCTTGGGAACCCCGCCTGAAGCGAATAGTGGCTCATGTTTTTGGCGATCGCAGTCGAAAAACGTTAGACAAGCTGCTTACCCTCTTATCTTCCTTTACTATTCGGTTTTACTGCACGGATGACTATGTTGTTTATGACCCACTTCCCGAGGAAGAGCACTTGACTGGAAAGGCGTTTACTCAGCGTATAGAGAGAACGAATTTAACGCATCGTACCCGAATCAAAAGGCTGAATAGAAAAACCATTGGGTATTCAAAATCGGAAGAAATGCACGATAAAGTGATAGGAACCTTTATTGAACGTGAACATTATTTTTAA
- the tnpB gene encoding IS66 family insertion sequence element accessory protein TnpB (TnpB, as the term is used for proteins encoded by IS66 family insertion elements, is considered an accessory protein, since TnpC, encoded by a neighboring gene, is a DDE family transposase.), which translates to MCRSFIDFRKSINGLAVWVELEMQLSPTQTALFLFCNKKRDKLKILYWDKTGFALWYKRLENAKFKWPTAVNSASLTLTEQQLHGLLSGYDVIGHQPFSVQDCHVA; encoded by the coding sequence TTGTGCCGCTCATTTATCGACTTCCGAAAATCCATCAACGGGCTGGCGGTCTGGGTGGAGCTGGAAATGCAACTGTCTCCGACGCAAACCGCGTTATTCCTCTTTTGCAACAAGAAGCGGGATAAACTCAAAATCCTCTACTGGGATAAAACCGGGTTTGCGCTCTGGTACAAACGGCTGGAGAACGCGAAATTCAAATGGCCCACCGCCGTCAACAGTGCCTCCCTGACCCTGACAGAGCAGCAACTGCACGGGTTGTTATCGGGTTATGATGTCATCGGGCACCAGCCCTTCTCCGTACAGGATTGCCATGTCGCCTGA
- the tnpA gene encoding IS66 family insertion sequence element accessory protein TnpA — translation MIKIVSPILMMEKTHMSQSRFTQAEWRDLFEQQKKSELTVPQFCQKIGVSTTRFYHHRQRTSHPPEKPSGLASPSAFIKVSTAQKKSASSSILPILFETPHGTLRFPAGTDKHVIIAIIRGLAA, via the coding sequence TTGATTAAAATAGTTTCACCTATTCTGATGATGGAAAAAACTCACATGAGCCAATCCAGGTTTACTCAAGCCGAGTGGCGGGACCTGTTTGAACAGCAGAAAAAATCCGAACTGACTGTCCCGCAGTTTTGCCAAAAAATCGGTGTGTCGACAACCCGGTTCTATCACCACCGCCAACGCACCTCCCATCCACCAGAAAAGCCGTCTGGGCTGGCTTCACCGTCTGCTTTTATTAAAGTCAGCACCGCTCAGAAAAAATCCGCCTCATCCAGCATACTCCCCATCTTATTTGAGACACCACATGGCACACTGCGTTTTCCTGCCGGCACGGATAAGCATGTTATCATTGCGATTATTCGGGGGCTCGCCGCATGA
- a CDS encoding SMI1/KNR4 family protein, which produces MSIESLNNILPLPIHPNENGQNRKWSLIDERHAFPKDYIDFITQYGTGRIADFITIFNPFSEDDDLNFFRQKEWIIEDFNSLVESDPDYYPFILYPKKDGLLPIGVTDNGDYIFWVVSSDDSELWKVAIIAARAPEVEYRQENFTDFLEGVLSRKIKCMSFPDGFPPNSIEFDRI; this is translated from the coding sequence ATGAGTATCGAGAGTTTAAATAATATATTGCCCTTACCTATCCATCCAAATGAAAATGGTCAGAACAGAAAATGGTCGTTGATAGATGAGCGGCACGCTTTTCCTAAAGATTATATTGATTTTATCACTCAATATGGCACGGGCAGAATTGCCGATTTTATCACTATATTTAACCCATTTAGCGAAGATGATGATCTGAATTTTTTCAGGCAGAAGGAATGGATTATTGAGGATTTTAATTCTCTTGTTGAATCTGATCCGGATTACTATCCGTTTATTCTTTATCCTAAAAAAGATGGATTGCTTCCCATAGGCGTTACTGATAACGGTGACTATATCTTTTGGGTTGTATCATCAGATGACAGTGAATTATGGAAGGTAGCCATTATTGCTGCAAGGGCACCAGAAGTTGAATATAGACAAGAAAACTTCACTGATTTTTTAGAAGGTGTTTTATCCAGAAAGATCAAGTGCATGTCATTTCCTGACGGTTTTCCACCTAACAGTATAGAATTTGACAGAATTTAA
- a CDS encoding IS1 family transposase encodes MAKVDVYCRYCHKSEQVKGHGKGNGGHPRYRCYSCCKVFQLGSCIK; translated from the coding sequence ATGGCCAAAGTTGATGTCTATTGCCGTTATTGCCACAAATCAGAACAGGTCAAAGGACATGGGAAAGGAAATGGCGGACATCCTCGTTATCGCTGTTATAGCTGCTGTAAGGTCTTTCAGTTGGGGTCATGTATTAAATAG
- a CDS encoding IS1 family transposase (programmed frameshift), with translation MAKVEVDCRYCHQSEDVKGQGKGHRGYPRYRCYACSKVFQLAYTYQACKPGVKEQTIDMAMNNSGIRDTARVLKVATATVMKTLKKLNPRNVTTLPLDGDDIHLICEVDEQESFVGSQKNQRWLWYAWEPRMKRIVAHTFGDHSRKTWEKLLALLSPFNIRFYCTDDYAVYDCLPEEVHLTGKIFTQRIERTNLTHRTRIKRLNRKTIGYSKSEEMHDKVIGTFIERENYI, from the exons ATGGCTAAAGTAGAAGTTGATTGTCGTTATTGTCACCAATCAGAAGATGTCAAAGGACAGGGAAAAGGTCATAGAGGTTATCCCCGCTACCGCTGCTATGCCTGCAGTAAAGTCTTTCAGTTGGCATACACCTATCAAGCTTGCAAACCGGGAGTCAAAGAGCAGACTATTGATATGGCGATGAATAACAGCGGCATCCGTGACACGGCCCGCGTATTGAAGGTGGCAACAGCTACTGTGATGAAAACGCTTA AAAAACTCAACCCCCGGAACGTGACGACGCTTCCTCTTGACGGGGATGACATTCATCTTATCTGTGAAGTGGATGAGCAGGAGTCGTTTGTGGGGAGTCAGAAAAATCAGCGCTGGCTCTGGTATGCCTGGGAGCCGCGTATGAAACGGATAGTGGCACATACTTTTGGGGATCACAGCAGAAAAACATGGGAAAAACTACTGGCACTCTTGTCACCCTTTAATATCCGGTTTTACTGTACGGATGATTATGCCGTTTATGATTGTCTTCCTGAAGAAGTCCATCTTACTGGAAAGATATTTACCCAACGTATAGAGAGAACCAACCTTACCCATCGTACCCGAATAAAAAGGCTGAATAGAAAAACAATCGGTTATTCCAAATCTGAAGAAATGCACGATAAAGTGATAGGCACTTTCATTGAGCGTGAAAACTATATTTAG